The proteins below come from a single Catenulispora sp. EB89 genomic window:
- a CDS encoding DsbA family oxidoreductase, with protein sequence MRVEIWSDVACPWCYIGKARFEQGLQAFDHKDDVEVVFRSFELDPQRAKGDTVQVLPMLASKYGMSLEQAKQAEARVAANAADAGLGYLAEGRDHGNTFDIHRVLHFAKTRGKQNELLDLAYAANFAEERSVFDDERVVELAVQAGLDETEVRAVLADATAFAADVRADEQEAQALGANGVPFFVLDRKFGVSGGQPAEVFTQALQEAWAAQTPALKVVGEAAPDGAVCGPDGCEIP encoded by the coding sequence GTGCGCGTCGAGATCTGGAGTGACGTCGCCTGCCCCTGGTGCTACATCGGCAAGGCGCGTTTCGAGCAGGGCCTGCAGGCCTTCGACCACAAGGACGACGTCGAGGTGGTCTTCCGCTCCTTCGAACTGGACCCGCAGCGCGCCAAGGGCGACACGGTCCAGGTCCTCCCGATGCTGGCGAGCAAGTACGGGATGAGCCTGGAGCAGGCCAAGCAGGCCGAGGCACGCGTCGCGGCGAACGCCGCCGACGCCGGCCTGGGCTACTTGGCCGAGGGCCGCGACCACGGCAACACCTTCGACATCCACCGCGTCCTGCACTTCGCCAAGACCCGCGGCAAGCAGAACGAACTCCTGGACCTGGCCTACGCCGCCAACTTCGCCGAGGAGCGCTCGGTCTTCGACGACGAGCGGGTCGTCGAGCTGGCCGTCCAGGCCGGCCTGGATGAGACCGAGGTCCGCGCGGTGCTGGCCGACGCGACCGCCTTCGCCGCCGACGTCCGCGCCGACGAGCAGGAGGCGCAGGCGCTGGGCGCGAACGGGGTGCCGTTCTTCGTGCTGGACCGCAAGTTCGGCGTCTCCGGCGGCCAGCCCGCCGAGGTGTTCACCCAGGCGCTGCAGGAGGCGTGGGCCGCGCAGACGCCGGCGCTGAAGGTCGTCGGCGAGGCCGCGCCGGATGGCGCGGTGTGCGGGCCGGACGGGTGTGAGATCCCGTAA